One region of Arthrobacter sp. StoSoilB22 genomic DNA includes:
- a CDS encoding pyridoxamine 5'-phosphate oxidase family protein, whose translation MTDYKPTERTRIRRRPERGSYDRDLVYRIIDEALLCHVAFVLDGEPHVLPTTVTRIANDIYIHGSNKNGLLTALAQGATASIAITHTDGVVVGRSGFGCSLEYRSVVAFGTATLVPPEDKERIMNEVLQDIIPGFGGRRLKPSELATTQILKFPLDEVSAKVRNHGNSDVQGDYELDLWAGVIPLSIVAGEPVSDQKLKTGIPVPEYAQTYHR comes from the coding sequence GTGACCGACTACAAACCCACTGAACGAACTCGGATCCGACGCAGGCCCGAGCGCGGATCCTACGACCGCGACCTGGTCTACCGCATCATCGATGAGGCGCTGCTCTGCCATGTGGCCTTCGTCCTCGACGGTGAACCCCATGTGCTGCCTACAACGGTCACCCGGATCGCTAACGACATCTACATCCACGGCAGCAACAAGAACGGCCTGCTCACCGCCCTCGCACAGGGAGCGACGGCATCGATCGCCATCACCCACACAGACGGAGTCGTCGTAGGCCGGTCCGGATTCGGCTGCAGCCTCGAATACCGGTCAGTTGTCGCCTTCGGCACGGCAACCCTGGTCCCGCCGGAGGACAAGGAACGGATCATGAACGAGGTCCTGCAGGACATCATCCCCGGTTTCGGCGGCCGGCGCCTCAAGCCCTCAGAACTGGCCACAACACAGATCCTTAAGTTTCCCCTGGACGAGGTCTCGGCCAAAGTCCGCAACCACGGCAATTCCGACGTTCAGGGCGACTACGAGCTGGATCTATGGGCAGGGGTCATCCCCCTGTCAATTGTCGCCGGCGAGCCGGTCAGCGACCAAAAACTCAAAACGGGCATCCCCGTGCCGGAGTACGCACAGACCTATCACCGCTAG
- the proC gene encoding pyrroline-5-carboxylate reductase has protein sequence MTRNHLEDLPPLAFIGAGAMGGAIVRGLLNADAKLGVRIRITGEWSTQMQELVDLYGVEGFDSSTDPEANIKAVKDAGIVVLALKPGIIPDVLKEISEYVEDGAVIISIAAGVTIATIESMLPDTVSVIRVMPNTPALVGKGVSGISPGSRGTIAEVDLAETLFQTVGSVLTVPESQIDEVTSISGSGPAYVFYLIEQLTAVAEHKGFTPEQAALLVNGTFRGASELLAGSDKSPQELRRLVTSPNGTTAAAISVLEQGGIGALFEKATDSAVRRAKELASR, from the coding sequence ATGACCAGGAACCATCTCGAAGACCTGCCACCTCTTGCCTTCATTGGAGCGGGCGCCATGGGCGGGGCAATCGTCCGGGGTCTGCTTAACGCCGACGCGAAACTCGGAGTAAGAATCCGCATCACCGGGGAATGGAGCACCCAGATGCAGGAACTCGTGGACTTGTACGGAGTCGAAGGCTTCGATTCCTCCACCGATCCGGAAGCCAACATCAAAGCCGTCAAGGACGCAGGAATCGTCGTCCTTGCCCTCAAACCCGGCATCATTCCGGACGTCCTCAAGGAGATTTCTGAATACGTCGAAGACGGAGCCGTCATCATCAGCATCGCCGCAGGTGTCACAATCGCCACCATCGAGTCAATGCTGCCGGACACCGTTTCGGTCATCCGCGTCATGCCCAACACTCCCGCTCTGGTTGGCAAAGGTGTCTCGGGCATCAGCCCTGGCAGCCGGGGAACGATTGCCGAGGTTGACCTCGCCGAAACGCTGTTCCAGACGGTGGGCTCCGTGCTCACCGTCCCGGAAAGTCAGATCGACGAGGTCACGAGCATCTCCGGCTCCGGACCCGCATACGTCTTCTACCTCATCGAACAGCTCACAGCCGTCGCGGAACATAAAGGCTTCACACCTGAACAAGCGGCACTGCTGGTCAACGGAACCTTCCGCGGCGCCTCCGAACTACTCGCCGGATCGGATAAATCCCCCCAGGAACTGCGCCGGCTGGTCACCAGCCCCAACGGAACGACAGCTGCAGCCATCAGTGTTCTTGAACAGGGCGGCATCGGCGCACTCTTCGAGAAAGCCACAGACTCCGCCGTCCGCCGAGCCAAGGAGCTGGCCAGCCGATAA
- a CDS encoding MFS transporter translates to MTVSNSKSTPDTANALRAPAPSRVTARRVLLGSLSGSAIEWFDFFLYATAAALIFDKQFFPTNDPALSLMLSYVTVSLTFFIRPFGGVLFAHIGDRVGRKKTLVITLSLMGGATVVIGLLPTYGQVGVLAPILLLACRVIQGLAIGGEWGGALLLAFENAPARRRGFYGSVPQSGATIGMLLATAAFAVVSQLPMGAFEAWGWRLPFIASIVLVFVGLWIRNGLGETPAFQDAKKAGDVAKLPIAEVLRDHWRSVLVAIGGKAFEVAPFYIFATFVVSYATGTLDFSRSTVLNAITAGAFVSTFAILLSGALSDRFGRRRTFLFGVIATGAFMVPFFLLLDIGMDWAVYVAVIIGLGVVWPPVTATFGTFLSELFPTRVRYTGISLSSQVGSALAGGTAPLIATWMLSAFGGSWTPIAAYLVGLALISIVSALIAPSVTRRETRRLTHRVAGDRSTDATGTRA, encoded by the coding sequence ATGACCGTTAGTAATTCAAAATCCACTCCAGATACAGCAAACGCGCTGCGAGCACCTGCTCCATCTCGCGTCACCGCTCGTCGTGTTCTGCTGGGCAGTCTCAGCGGCAGTGCGATCGAGTGGTTCGACTTCTTCCTGTACGCGACTGCGGCAGCACTCATCTTCGACAAGCAGTTCTTTCCAACAAATGATCCGGCGCTGTCGCTCATGCTGTCCTACGTGACGGTGTCGCTCACGTTCTTCATTCGACCTTTCGGTGGCGTCCTGTTCGCACACATCGGCGATCGGGTCGGGCGGAAAAAGACCCTCGTCATCACGCTGTCCTTAATGGGCGGAGCAACTGTAGTCATCGGACTGCTGCCGACCTACGGCCAGGTCGGAGTCCTGGCTCCGATTCTCCTGCTCGCCTGCCGCGTCATTCAGGGTCTGGCCATCGGCGGTGAATGGGGCGGTGCTCTGCTGCTCGCCTTCGAGAACGCTCCCGCGCGCCGGCGAGGGTTCTACGGGTCCGTGCCACAGTCCGGGGCCACGATCGGGATGCTCCTCGCGACCGCCGCCTTCGCCGTGGTGAGCCAGCTGCCGATGGGTGCCTTCGAAGCATGGGGATGGCGGTTGCCGTTCATCGCCAGCATCGTGCTCGTCTTCGTCGGACTCTGGATCCGCAATGGCCTGGGGGAAACGCCGGCGTTCCAGGATGCTAAGAAGGCCGGCGACGTCGCGAAGCTGCCCATCGCGGAAGTGCTTCGTGACCACTGGCGTTCGGTGCTCGTCGCGATCGGCGGGAAAGCGTTCGAAGTCGCGCCCTTCTACATCTTCGCCACCTTCGTCGTGAGCTATGCCACGGGCACCCTTGACTTCTCCCGTTCCACCGTCCTCAACGCCATTACCGCCGGCGCCTTCGTCAGCACCTTCGCGATCCTGCTGTCGGGTGCTCTCTCCGATCGTTTCGGACGTCGACGGACGTTTCTCTTCGGCGTGATAGCCACCGGCGCCTTTATGGTTCCATTCTTCCTGCTTCTGGACATCGGGATGGACTGGGCTGTGTACGTCGCCGTCATCATCGGGCTCGGAGTGGTTTGGCCGCCAGTGACTGCGACGTTCGGCACCTTCTTGTCCGAACTCTTCCCCACTCGAGTCCGTTACACAGGCATCAGCCTTTCCTCTCAGGTCGGTAGTGCACTTGCGGGCGGTACGGCGCCGCTGATCGCCACGTGGATGCTGTCAGCATTCGGCGGGTCGTGGACTCCTATCGCGGCCTACCTCGTCGGCCTGGCCCTGATCTCGATCGTCTCCGCGCTGATCGCTCCATCTGTGACCCGGCGTGAGACACGACGTCTCACTCATCGTGTCGCCGGGGACCGTTCCACCGACGCCACCGGGACCCGGGCGTAG
- a CDS encoding MFS transporter → MPVAERVVTIRRARVGAAFLGILLIAVNLRVAFVIVGPVLSDIGAEFAWSGSTAGLLTGLPLISFAVFSPVAPALARRMGLDRALGVSLLLLSAGIIGRSTGVEAAVWTGTVLIGTGIAFLNVLLPSLVKRDVPARVSQVTGIYTAVQGAVAASGAAVVVPIAQAGTYGWRLALGIWAGLALIALAILFPKLLSPRPIAAKVQGQTIELRSPWRSALGWQVALFMGLQSLGFYVMVAWLPSIEHEQGISAATSGLHTSVFLLVGVLASLAAGAVLHHTSDQRPIAVGSSLLAFCAYAGLCLAPQLTLLWVVVGALGSGSLIVIALSLFSLRTGNHHQAASLSGMAQSVGYAIAAAGPVAFGALRDLSGNWTLPLSVTAMLMLVLCVVAVLCGRNRIIR, encoded by the coding sequence ATGCCGGTGGCTGAACGGGTAGTAACAATACGCAGGGCACGGGTTGGTGCCGCATTCCTCGGCATCCTGCTCATCGCTGTGAACCTGCGGGTCGCTTTTGTGATCGTGGGTCCGGTGCTCTCCGATATCGGTGCAGAATTCGCCTGGTCCGGCAGCACCGCAGGCCTGCTGACCGGGCTGCCGTTGATTTCTTTCGCCGTCTTCTCCCCTGTCGCCCCGGCCCTGGCACGCCGGATGGGTCTGGACCGGGCGCTGGGGGTATCGCTGTTGCTGCTTTCGGCAGGAATCATCGGCCGATCCACTGGGGTGGAAGCGGCGGTTTGGACCGGTACCGTGTTGATCGGTACTGGCATCGCCTTCCTGAATGTATTGCTGCCCTCGCTGGTGAAGAGGGACGTCCCTGCGCGTGTCAGCCAGGTGACCGGAATTTACACTGCCGTCCAAGGTGCCGTCGCCGCGTCCGGTGCCGCCGTCGTCGTTCCTATTGCCCAGGCCGGCACGTACGGGTGGCGGTTGGCACTGGGGATTTGGGCAGGGTTGGCGTTGATCGCCCTGGCCATTCTGTTCCCGAAGCTGTTGTCCCCGAGGCCGATCGCGGCGAAGGTCCAAGGCCAGACCATTGAGCTTCGCTCCCCGTGGAGGTCAGCGCTGGGCTGGCAGGTCGCGCTCTTCATGGGGCTGCAGTCGCTGGGGTTCTATGTCATGGTCGCCTGGCTTCCCAGCATCGAGCATGAACAGGGGATTTCTGCGGCCACCTCCGGCCTGCACACCTCGGTGTTCCTGCTGGTTGGCGTGCTGGCAAGCCTTGCCGCAGGGGCGGTGCTGCACCATACGTCCGATCAGCGTCCGATCGCCGTTGGCAGCAGCCTGCTCGCGTTCTGCGCGTATGCCGGGCTCTGCCTCGCACCGCAACTCACACTTCTGTGGGTGGTGGTCGGAGCCTTGGGCAGCGGGAGTCTCATTGTGATTGCGCTGTCACTATTCAGCCTTCGGACGGGGAACCACCACCAGGCCGCCTCGCTTTCGGGAATGGCCCAATCCGTGGGCTACGCGATCGCCGCCGCCGGGCCGGTGGCATTCGGTGCCCTCCGCGATCTCAGCGGCAACTGGACACTCCCGCTATCCGTCACCGCCATGCTAATGCTCGTTCTGTGCGTCGTGGCCGTACTTTGCGGGAGGAACCGTATCATCAGGTGA
- a CDS encoding GNAT family protein, translating to MNEDAQPIGQPVPGWTTRPVPARVTLEGRFCRVEPLSADHHADDLYAAYTLDADGKDWTYMPAGPFANREDYKNYVVTMTQADDPMHFAVVDPNTDKAVGSLALMRQDPTNGVVEVGYVAFSPRLKQTPLSTEAQFLLMSYVFEGLGYRRYEWKCDSLNAPSRRAAQRLGFTFEGIFRQAVVYKGRSRDTAWYSIIDSEWPQLGKAFRDWLEPGNFDADGRQRRSLSDMRSPREISTGSRE from the coding sequence ATGAACGAAGATGCACAGCCCATCGGCCAGCCTGTGCCCGGCTGGACCACTCGTCCGGTACCCGCGCGGGTCACGCTCGAAGGAAGATTCTGCCGCGTGGAGCCGCTCAGTGCTGACCACCACGCGGACGACCTGTACGCGGCCTACACTCTTGATGCTGATGGCAAGGACTGGACCTACATGCCCGCCGGACCGTTCGCTAACCGAGAGGACTACAAAAACTATGTAGTGACCATGACGCAAGCGGACGATCCGATGCACTTTGCAGTTGTCGACCCCAACACCGACAAGGCGGTGGGGTCGCTTGCGCTGATGCGTCAGGATCCAACCAACGGCGTCGTCGAAGTTGGTTACGTAGCATTTTCGCCGCGGCTCAAGCAGACCCCACTGTCCACCGAGGCACAATTTCTGTTGATGTCCTACGTGTTCGAGGGGCTCGGCTATCGACGCTATGAATGGAAATGTGACAGTCTCAACGCCCCTTCGCGACGCGCAGCACAACGACTCGGCTTCACCTTCGAGGGCATTTTTCGGCAGGCTGTTGTGTACAAAGGGCGCAGCCGGGATACTGCCTGGTATTCCATCATCGACTCCGAATGGCCCCAGCTCGGCAAGGCATTCCGGGACTGGCTCGAACCCGGCAATTTCGACGCCGACGGCCGTCAAAGGCGCTCCCTGTCAGACATGCGCTCCCCCAGGGAGATCAGTACAGGCAGTCGTGAATAA
- a CDS encoding single-stranded DNA-binding protein: MNTKIPITFAGKLVADPELTIGESGTPHAKLRVAVNQRIPNPDGTWRDGEPVFHNVSAFRMLAENASTSLKKGDPVTVSGELEFRAYDKDGERREARRIIADTIGPDLRFGTATYQRSARAVSEPEAAVEATGPQATTATGWPAYNVTTKGPVVASPLGGARVNDMTV; this comes from the coding sequence ATGAACACAAAGATCCCTATCACCTTCGCGGGGAAGCTGGTCGCAGATCCCGAACTGACCATCGGGGAATCCGGAACTCCGCACGCGAAGCTCCGCGTTGCCGTGAACCAGCGAATTCCCAACCCAGATGGCACCTGGCGAGATGGCGAGCCGGTCTTCCACAACGTGTCTGCGTTCCGGATGCTCGCGGAGAACGCTTCTACTTCTCTGAAGAAAGGCGACCCTGTGACGGTGTCGGGAGAGCTTGAGTTCCGTGCGTACGACAAGGACGGCGAACGGCGTGAGGCACGGCGGATCATTGCTGACACTATTGGACCGGACCTTCGCTTTGGCACCGCGACGTATCAGCGCTCGGCCCGTGCAGTCTCCGAGCCCGAGGCGGCTGTGGAAGCGACGGGTCCACAAGCCACGACGGCGACTGGCTGGCCCGCGTACAACGTCACCACCAAGGGGCCAGTGGTCGCGTCCCCTTTAGGCGGAGCTCGGGTGAATGACATGACGGTTTGA
- a CDS encoding transposase, whose product MKAPAKACSRPVHPAQATILTDGARQLRRFADLGYQHEYFTQLGSDIPAHVKMPAVHMAASQLKRWIDGSLQQGISREQLAYYLDEFTFRFNRRTTRSRGLLFYRLLQQCTNTDPATLKNLVIHFPAQPIMPE is encoded by the coding sequence ATGAAGGCACCGGCTAAAGCTTGCTCCCGACCTGTTCACCCGGCTCAAGCGACCATCCTAACCGACGGGGCGAGGCAGTTGAGGCGCTTCGCCGACCTCGGCTACCAGCATGAGTACTTCACCCAGCTCGGCTCGGATATCCCGGCTCACGTCAAAATGCCGGCGGTCCACATGGCCGCTTCCCAGCTCAAGCGCTGGATCGACGGTAGCCTCCAGCAGGGCATCTCACGGGAACAGTTGGCCTACTACCTCGACGAGTTCACCTTCCGCTTCAACCGAAGAACAACTAGAAGCCGAGGCCTGCTGTTCTACCGGCTCCTCCAACAGTGCACGAACACCGACCCCGCAACCCTGAAGAACCTCGTCATCCACTTCCCAGCCCAGCCGATCATGCCCGAATGA
- a CDS encoding competence protein CoiA family protein: MAVRTSVSNTRGGTLYMAKSILDGTEWTATEFAGLLPEEQNATRQELACLSCDGRAVFRAGQQRQPSFAARHRQDCRLVARPWSAFRFLAEAGRGT; encoded by the coding sequence ATGGCCGTTCGAACTTCAGTTAGCAATACACGAGGAGGCACCTTGTATATGGCAAAAAGCATATTGGATGGCACGGAATGGACCGCAACAGAATTTGCCGGGCTTCTTCCGGAAGAGCAGAATGCCACCCGTCAGGAATTGGCATGCCTTTCTTGTGACGGACGGGCCGTGTTCCGAGCGGGACAGCAGCGTCAGCCGTCGTTCGCAGCCCGGCACCGGCAGGACTGCCGATTGGTTGCCAGGCCGTGGAGCGCCTTTAGATTCCTTGCAGAAGCAGGACGAGGTACTTAG
- a CDS encoding SDR family oxidoreductase: MRALVSGGSSGIGAAASLRLAEAALARGEQPMIAVCGHESNSSQERVVRSIQAVGGTAIALAGDFGDPNVPSQLVKAAVAEFGGLDALVANAGIANPGPICDVSLEDWDAMFSVNLRGPWLLAKASYQHLKDSHGAACFTSSMSGQQPHAGSGAYSPSKAALTMLAQTLALEWAPDGIRVNVVSPGMTHTRMTEKMYEDPKIKKAREEIIPLARIGDPMDIANVIEFLVSPLSGYVTGQDICVDGGFSKSILSHIPGRPSSK, translated from the coding sequence ATGAGGGCTTTGGTCAGTGGCGGAAGCAGCGGAATCGGCGCTGCAGCATCCCTGAGACTCGCGGAGGCAGCCCTTGCGCGCGGGGAGCAGCCAATGATTGCAGTCTGCGGACACGAATCAAACAGCAGCCAAGAGCGTGTTGTTCGTTCAATCCAGGCTGTGGGAGGCACCGCCATCGCACTGGCAGGTGATTTCGGCGACCCCAACGTGCCGAGCCAGCTGGTCAAAGCTGCCGTTGCAGAATTCGGTGGCCTGGACGCGTTGGTAGCCAATGCCGGAATCGCCAACCCTGGACCCATATGCGACGTCTCCCTTGAAGACTGGGACGCAATGTTCTCCGTCAACCTGCGCGGCCCATGGCTTCTCGCCAAAGCAAGCTACCAGCACCTGAAGGACAGCCACGGCGCCGCCTGCTTCACCTCGTCAATGTCAGGTCAACAACCACACGCGGGATCCGGTGCCTACAGCCCAAGCAAGGCCGCGCTGACAATGTTGGCCCAGACACTGGCATTGGAATGGGCACCCGACGGCATCCGCGTCAACGTAGTCTCCCCCGGCATGACCCATACCCGGATGACCGAAAAAATGTATGAAGATCCCAAAATCAAGAAGGCACGGGAGGAAATTATCCCTCTCGCAAGAATAGGAGATCCGATGGACATCGCCAACGTGATCGAATTTCTCGTAAGCCCACTATCCGGCTACGTCACCGGTCAGGATATTTGCGTCGATGGCGGCTTCTCCAAGTCCATTCTTAGCCATATCCCCGGACGACCCAGCTCGAAATAG
- a CDS encoding sugar phosphate isomerase/epimerase family protein: MIINTFSYLWSATAIDAIAELVDNGYKTFEVPVSSPHCWPDELATSERMAIQDRLSRYGAEIRSLNAGGYDINLASPGASMRRKSIDHIKSVIDLAAAWDVAEVVISPGTRRPMISPSLESVHAWMYESLESLIPVAKQAGTRLLFENTPYCFTPTIQDLAGVVSTINDDSVKIVYDVANAAFIGEDPVASLREHHQAIGLVHISDTGVDTWGHDPIGTGVIDWAGLGDAVKDTCGVGNVVLEIIREDNPVHEFAKAMQDLKNHGWELES, translated from the coding sequence ATGATTATCAATACGTTTTCATATCTTTGGTCAGCGACGGCGATCGATGCGATAGCCGAGCTTGTCGACAACGGCTACAAAACGTTCGAGGTTCCAGTCAGTTCTCCGCACTGCTGGCCGGATGAGTTAGCAACCTCCGAACGCATGGCCATCCAAGACAGGCTCAGCCGGTACGGTGCGGAAATACGGTCCTTGAACGCTGGCGGATATGACATCAACCTGGCCAGCCCCGGGGCCAGCATGCGCCGCAAAAGTATTGATCACATCAAGTCGGTAATTGACTTGGCGGCCGCTTGGGACGTCGCTGAGGTCGTGATTTCCCCCGGCACCCGCCGTCCTATGATCTCGCCCTCGCTCGAAAGCGTCCACGCATGGATGTATGAAAGCCTGGAAAGTCTCATCCCGGTGGCCAAGCAGGCTGGCACACGATTGCTCTTCGAAAACACCCCCTACTGCTTCACTCCCACAATCCAGGACTTGGCAGGTGTCGTCAGCACGATCAACGACGATTCTGTCAAGATCGTCTACGACGTCGCCAACGCCGCCTTCATCGGAGAAGATCCCGTCGCCAGTCTGCGGGAGCATCACCAGGCCATCGGACTGGTGCACATTTCCGACACCGGCGTGGACACTTGGGGTCACGACCCCATCGGCACGGGAGTCATTGACTGGGCTGGGCTGGGCGATGCCGTCAAGGACACATGCGGCGTCGGGAATGTCGTTCTGGAGATCATCCGTGAGGACAATCCAGTCCACGAATTTGCGAAAGCGATGCAGGACCTCAAGAACCACGGATGGGAACTGGAGAGTTAA
- a CDS encoding MFS transporter codes for MKTSKEAVGSPDTSGRPETSKHPRRTLNLIAGTIGHFVEWYDWYIYGLLAAVFSSQIFPSDSPFASLIAALLTYAVGFVVRPLSGIIISPLADRFGRRLILTLSVSGMALGSLIIGLTPSFASIGYAAPVLFLVARVIQGISAGSEGQSAIAFMVEHAPANRRGLFGSFTNMASGLATLAATGAAAMVTSSFSTADLAAWGWRIPFVVGGFLGIVGLILRARAEETPEFEAEALVDQKSAAARLMDLLREHPKALLQAAALSAPAVAYYTWATFLPTYAKLTSGRDLSSTLAGSVIGLALLVVIVPTCGALSDRLGRRKIFPIIGAIGMIVLFYPLLLLLNQPGFWVYVLVSASGWVVLGIWQSVYPTIQAELFPASVRVSGIGFAHQIVIAVFGGTAPLIAAAFVGAGQPMLVAVYMIVVVALCLVVYFTLPETGNRGDRSTVALADPEVLEGEKLVSGTTSMVDVSRHSK; via the coding sequence ATGAAGACCTCAAAAGAAGCAGTCGGCAGTCCCGACACTTCGGGGCGTCCCGAAACGTCCAAACATCCGCGCCGCACCCTGAACCTGATTGCAGGCACGATCGGCCACTTCGTTGAGTGGTACGACTGGTACATCTACGGCCTGCTCGCAGCGGTATTCTCGTCGCAGATATTCCCCAGCGACTCCCCGTTCGCCTCCCTGATCGCCGCACTCCTGACGTACGCCGTCGGGTTTGTTGTACGGCCTCTTAGCGGCATCATCATCTCGCCACTGGCTGATCGTTTTGGACGGCGGCTCATCCTGACTCTATCCGTGTCCGGGATGGCGCTCGGCTCACTCATCATCGGCCTCACACCATCATTTGCGAGCATCGGCTATGCGGCACCCGTCCTCTTCCTGGTTGCCCGCGTCATCCAGGGCATTTCGGCCGGCAGCGAGGGCCAAAGTGCCATCGCGTTCATGGTCGAACACGCTCCAGCGAACAGGCGAGGCTTGTTCGGTTCCTTCACCAATATGGCAAGTGGCCTTGCAACCCTGGCAGCTACGGGCGCCGCAGCGATGGTGACGTCATCGTTCTCCACCGCCGATCTCGCCGCATGGGGATGGCGCATCCCCTTCGTTGTGGGCGGCTTCCTCGGCATCGTCGGCCTGATCCTGAGGGCCCGGGCTGAAGAGACCCCCGAATTCGAAGCAGAAGCCCTTGTCGACCAGAAGTCCGCTGCGGCGCGCCTGATGGATCTGCTTCGCGAGCACCCGAAGGCCCTGCTTCAGGCAGCAGCACTCTCCGCACCAGCCGTGGCCTACTACACCTGGGCCACCTTCCTTCCCACGTACGCCAAACTCACCAGCGGCCGGGACCTCTCCTCCACACTCGCCGGAAGTGTTATCGGGCTGGCCCTGCTGGTGGTTATCGTGCCGACATGCGGCGCACTCTCTGATCGACTCGGCCGGCGCAAAATCTTCCCAATCATCGGCGCCATCGGCATGATCGTTCTCTTCTACCCCTTGCTCCTGCTCCTCAACCAGCCGGGATTCTGGGTATACGTCCTGGTATCGGCCTCCGGGTGGGTAGTTCTCGGCATCTGGCAGTCGGTCTATCCGACCATCCAGGCCGAATTGTTCCCGGCCTCCGTCCGGGTATCAGGCATCGGTTTCGCGCATCAGATCGTGATTGCCGTCTTTGGTGGAACCGCACCTCTGATCGCTGCCGCATTTGTCGGAGCCGGGCAGCCGATGCTCGTCGCTGTCTACATGATCGTCGTCGTCGCATTGTGCCTTGTCGTCTACTTCACACTGCCGGAGACCGGCAACCGCGGTGACCGTTCCACTGTGGCACTGGCAGACCCTGAGGTACTCGAAGGCGAAAAGTTGGTTTCGGGCACGACCTCGATGGTCGACGTCTCCCGGCACTCCAAATAG
- a CDS encoding ATP-binding protein: MSPQVFIVIGPAGSGKTTIAQQTAEKHQAAYLDKDRVSGRFVEFALTATGHDPTDRESNDYYRANLLPLEYETLMDVAGVNLRLGRSVVLDAPFGAYFDDPGYLTRAVNDFHWPSPEITVIRVRVPQDVLRSRLIKRALERDNWKLAHWDDYWATYGRLECTWSGVEFQDFDNEAPLSLD, encoded by the coding sequence ATGTCTCCCCAGGTCTTCATCGTCATTGGACCAGCCGGCTCAGGGAAAACAACCATCGCGCAACAAACGGCTGAGAAGCATCAAGCGGCTTACCTGGACAAGGACCGGGTGAGCGGCCGCTTCGTCGAATTCGCACTGACCGCCACGGGGCATGACCCAACCGACCGCGAGTCAAACGACTACTATCGCGCCAATCTGCTGCCCCTTGAGTACGAGACCCTCATGGATGTGGCAGGAGTAAACCTGCGCCTCGGCCGCTCCGTAGTCCTCGATGCCCCCTTCGGGGCCTATTTTGACGATCCGGGCTACCTGACCCGTGCGGTAAATGACTTCCACTGGCCCTCTCCCGAGATCACCGTGATACGAGTCCGGGTGCCCCAAGACGTCCTGCGTTCGCGACTCATCAAGCGTGCTTTGGAGCGCGATAACTGGAAGCTCGCACACTGGGATGACTACTGGGCCACGTACGGCCGCCTCGAATGCACCTGGTCAGGTGTGGAGTTTCAGGACTTCGACAACGAGGCACCGCTTTCCCTCGATTGA
- the eda gene encoding bifunctional 4-hydroxy-2-oxoglutarate aldolase/2-dehydro-3-deoxy-phosphogluconate aldolase — protein sequence MNKKLRTLQTIDESGAVLIVRLESAEVAEKVAEAAIEGGFRALEITLSIPGAVEVIRRLAAKHGPSGVAVGAGTVLDEHSAYECIRAGAEFLVSPQLNPAMIRTANRYQVPTISGAFTPTEFVESAEAGADILKLFPTEAGGVAYAKAVLAPLAHLPIMPAGGVTLENVGEWFAAGVAGVGVGSYVTKAWQPDGDFTRVTEAARAFLAAVAEARG from the coding sequence ATGAATAAGAAACTTCGTACCCTGCAGACCATCGACGAGTCCGGTGCTGTCCTTATTGTGCGGCTTGAGAGCGCCGAGGTTGCCGAGAAGGTCGCGGAGGCTGCCATCGAGGGTGGCTTCCGGGCATTGGAGATCACCCTGTCGATTCCCGGGGCCGTCGAGGTGATCCGGCGCCTGGCCGCAAAGCATGGACCAAGCGGAGTGGCGGTTGGTGCGGGAACGGTTCTTGACGAGCACTCCGCGTACGAATGCATCCGCGCTGGCGCCGAGTTCCTCGTCAGCCCCCAGTTGAACCCTGCGATGATCCGGACCGCGAACCGCTATCAGGTGCCAACCATCAGCGGAGCCTTCACACCCACGGAATTCGTTGAGTCCGCCGAGGCAGGAGCTGACATCCTCAAGCTCTTCCCCACCGAGGCCGGCGGGGTGGCCTACGCAAAGGCAGTGCTCGCACCTCTGGCGCACCTGCCGATCATGCCTGCAGGTGGCGTCACACTGGAAAATGTTGGCGAGTGGTTCGCCGCAGGCGTGGCGGGCGTCGGCGTGGGCAGTTACGTTACCAAGGCATGGCAGCCTGACGGGGACTTCACCCGCGTCACCGAAGCAGCCCGAGCCTTCCTCGCAGCAGTAGCAGAGGCACGCGGATAA